A window from Acidobacteriota bacterium encodes these proteins:
- a CDS encoding CocE/NonD family hydrolase has protein sequence MVQGCVTRLWRLLAVLLVAGFPALAVDGQFAYQPLSIPVRDGQFLAADVYFDGTLGPPRPVILIQTPYNKNLYRWQAVLPPETGGVTFPYDPAYNYVILDWRGFYSSAAAAVPGYDRGLDGYDAVEWIAAQGWCNGRVGTWGHSALGHIQFLTARHRPPHLVCCAPYAKDFLTTYSDYYYGGDYRKEHVESMARLGLADPDLILAHPQDDLFWQVAAAQSDLAAETAVPILLATGWFDHFPDDILAAFEALRARSDPAVRDLHHLFVGPWIHGGMNQAEQGELSFPDAVGVHDALTLRFWDHHLRSLANGWDMEPVVRYYQLGESAWRAADSWTDIAREELVLYLQPGGGLDSATPPADGGADTFIYDPDDPTPALGGSRFAPFDPDVVAGPVDIGLEIETRPDVRVYSTPVLNRPLRLNGRVDAQLWVSSDRPDTDFAIRLTDVYLDGRSFILAQGIRRMRFRDSYATEVLMTPGAAYLVTVPLQNLALTLPAGHRLRIVIASADYPHFDRNRNDGGAMYEDGPLLVAANSVHHDAAHPSRLVLQMPSRYDIDGDGRLTVDDRAWLAHTIAANVTVPPTAGSGGDTDGDGRISAVDLLSLHRQIPESD, from the coding sequence ATGGTTCAAGGGTGTGTCACCCGTTTGTGGCGTCTGCTGGCGGTGCTGTTAGTGGCTGGATTTCCCGCTTTGGCCGTTGATGGACAATTCGCGTACCAGCCGCTGTCCATTCCGGTTCGCGACGGGCAGTTCTTGGCCGCCGACGTCTACTTTGATGGAACGCTCGGGCCACCCAGACCGGTGATCCTGATCCAGACCCCATACAACAAAAACCTCTACCGATGGCAGGCCGTCCTGCCTCCGGAGACCGGCGGTGTCACGTTCCCCTACGACCCGGCGTACAACTACGTGATACTGGACTGGCGGGGTTTCTACAGCTCCGCCGCCGCAGCCGTTCCGGGCTATGACCGAGGTCTCGACGGCTATGACGCCGTGGAATGGATCGCCGCCCAAGGCTGGTGCAACGGCAGGGTGGGCACCTGGGGCCACTCGGCACTCGGCCACATCCAGTTCCTGACCGCCCGACACCGTCCGCCCCACCTGGTCTGCTGTGCCCCCTACGCCAAGGATTTCCTGACCACGTACTCGGATTACTACTACGGCGGCGACTACCGCAAGGAGCATGTCGAGTCCATGGCCCGGCTGGGCCTGGCCGATCCCGACCTCATCCTGGCCCATCCGCAGGATGACTTGTTCTGGCAGGTGGCCGCGGCACAGAGCGACCTGGCCGCCGAGACCGCCGTGCCCATACTCCTAGCCACGGGCTGGTTCGACCATTTTCCCGATGACATCCTCGCCGCGTTCGAGGCGCTTCGCGCACGGAGCGATCCCGCCGTCCGGGACCTGCACCACCTGTTCGTCGGTCCGTGGATTCACGGCGGCATGAACCAGGCCGAGCAGGGGGAACTGTCGTTCCCCGACGCGGTAGGCGTTCACGACGCGCTCACCCTGCGCTTCTGGGATCATCACTTGCGGAGCCTCGCCAACGGCTGGGACATGGAACCGGTGGTCCGCTATTACCAGTTGGGCGAAAGCGCCTGGCGGGCGGCCGACTCCTGGACGGACATCGCCCGGGAGGAGCTGGTGCTGTACCTGCAGCCAGGCGGAGGGCTCGACTCAGCCACTCCTCCGGCGGATGGCGGCGCCGACACCTTCATCTACGATCCGGATGATCCGACGCCAGCCCTCGGCGGTTCACGCTTCGCCCCGTTCGACCCGGACGTCGTCGCCGGCCCGGTGGATATCGGGCTTGAGATCGAAACACGGCCGGACGTGCGGGTATACTCCACGCCGGTGCTGAATCGTCCCTTGCGCCTCAACGGCCGGGTTGACGCCCAACTGTGGGTGTCCTCCGACCGGCCGGATACCGACTTTGCCATCCGGCTGACCGATGTCTACCTCGACGGCCGGTCCTTCATCCTCGCTCAAGGTATCCGGCGGATGCGCTTCCGCGATTCTTACGCCACCGAAGTTTTGATGACCCCCGGGGCGGCCTACCTGGTCACGGTGCCGTTGCAGAACCTGGCCCTGACGTTACCAGCCGGCCACCGGTTGCGGATCGTGATCGCCTCGGCCGACTACCCCCACTTCGACCGCAATCGTAACGACGGCGGGGCAATGTATGAGGACGGCCCGTTGCTCGTGGCCGCGAACTCAGTGCATCACGACGCGGCGCACCCCTCCCGGCTCGTTCTCCAGATGCCCAGCCGGTACGACATCGATGGCGACGGTCGGTTAACGGTGGACGACCGGGCCTGGCTGGCCCACACCATCGCCGCCAATGTCACCGTGCCGCCTACGGCCGGTTCCGGAGGGGACACTGACGGTGATGGTCGCATCTCCGCCGTCGATCTCCTATCCCTGCATCGACAAATTCCGGAGTCGGACTGA